One Elusimicrobiota bacterium genomic region harbors:
- a CDS encoding DUF362 domain-containing protein: MPKVFFANIEVDSLEAESTLPAKFKRMINNLNLSKKVKDKKVVVKMHLGGNLGYTTIHPFFVRMLVQMLVEAGAKSVKVMDGSIEGAVARGYTQEVIGCPVVSCFGKDGKHLLKEKIGFRSLDDVLFAGEALDSDFFLDLSHVKGHGDCGFGGAIKNIAMGIIPGQSRRKLHGLEGGLSIDRSKCVFCLKCFDSCPNGAISTDKAKKEISFFFHNCTYCQHCSLICPEKAIKMEGSKFEAFAEGLAIVASKFLKKFKPENLLFINFLTNITIFCDCWGFSTASLVPDIGILCSEDIASIETASLDMIKTENFLPGGLPKNRKLLDKGNHLFEKIHARDPYLMIKYMEKHYDCESKYQLEEIK, encoded by the coding sequence ATGCCAAAAGTATTTTTTGCTAACATTGAAGTAGACAGTCTCGAAGCGGAATCAACCTTACCTGCAAAATTCAAGAGGATGATTAATAATCTTAATCTTTCAAAAAAGGTTAAGGATAAAAAAGTTGTTGTTAAAATGCATTTGGGCGGGAATTTAGGTTATACTACAATACACCCGTTTTTTGTCAGGATGCTCGTACAGATGCTGGTAGAAGCAGGTGCAAAATCGGTAAAAGTAATGGATGGTTCAATAGAAGGTGCTGTCGCCCGCGGTTATACTCAGGAAGTAATCGGCTGTCCCGTTGTTTCGTGTTTCGGGAAAGACGGGAAACATTTATTAAAAGAAAAGATAGGTTTCAGAAGTCTTGACGATGTTTTATTTGCCGGTGAAGCCCTTGATTCGGATTTCTTTCTGGATTTATCACATGTTAAAGGGCACGGTGATTGCGGTTTCGGTGGAGCCATTAAAAATATAGCTATGGGAATTATTCCCGGGCAAAGCAGAAGAAAATTACACGGGCTTGAAGGCGGGCTGAGTATTGATAGAAGCAAATGTGTTTTCTGTCTTAAATGTTTCGATTCCTGCCCCAATGGTGCAATATCAACCGATAAAGCTAAAAAAGAAATAAGTTTTTTCTTCCATAATTGCACATATTGCCAGCATTGTTCTTTAATATGTCCTGAAAAGGCTATAAAAATGGAAGGCAGTAAATTTGAAGCTTTCGCCGAAGGGCTGGCGATAGTTGCCTCTAAATTTTTGAAGAAATTTAAACCTGAAAACTTACTTTTTATAAATTTCCTTACCAACATTACAATCTTTTGTGATTGCTGGGGTTTCAGTACTGCTTCACTGGTCCCTGATATCGGAATTTTATGCTCGGAAGATATAGCGTCGATAGAAACGGCATCTTTGGATATGATTAAAACGGAAAATTTTCTGCCGGGTGGTTTACCTAAAAACCGGAAATTACTGGATAAGGGTAACCACTTGTTTGAGAAAATTCACGCAAGGGACCCTTACCTGATGATAAAATATATGGAAAAACACTATGATTGTGAATCAAAATATCAGCTTGAAGAAATAAAATGA
- a CDS encoding YajQ family cyclic di-GMP-binding protein, which yields MPSDFSFDIVSQIDLQAIDDAVNIAMKEIINRYDLKGTNSKIEFNRTEKTVILSAGSDFHLKQIKAVLLSKMAKRGVSNKSLTVKNTETNLSGAVRETNNVVSGIEKELAKNIVKDIKTLNLKVQSAIQDEQIRVTSRAKDDLQTVISFIKSKDYPIPLQFVNYR from the coding sequence ATGCCTAGTGATTTTAGTTTTGATATAGTTTCACAGATTGATTTACAAGCGATAGATGATGCTGTTAACATTGCAATGAAAGAAATAATCAACAGATATGATTTAAAAGGGACAAATTCCAAAATTGAATTTAACCGTACTGAAAAAACAGTTATTTTGTCTGCAGGTTCAGATTTTCATCTTAAACAGATAAAAGCTGTTTTATTGTCAAAAATGGCAAAAAGAGGAGTAAGTAATAAATCGCTAACAGTTAAAAATACTGAAACCAATTTAAGCGGCGCTGTAAGAGAAACAAATAATGTTGTCAGCGGTATAGAAAAAGAACTTGCCAAAAATATTGTAAAGGATATAAAAACACTTAACCTGAAAGTCCAGTCTGCCATACAGGACGAGCAAATAAGGGTTACTAGCAGGGCTAAAGACGACCTCCAGACTGTAATTAGTTTTATTAAATCCAAAGATTACCCGATACCGCTCCAGTTCGTAAATTATAGATAA
- a CDS encoding trimethylamine methyltransferase family protein, translated as MIKPINSLPQFSLLSEDEIKKLHLAALEVLQRVGVVFQHEKALDILSSIGCKIEKKNIVKIPAHLVEESIRNSPPSVHIYDRKGLLKMKLEDKNVYFGAGLTCPNLIEIDGTRKPYTSIECEKNSRIADALENIDFTMAMAHISDVPNEVRDVHEIYCVLKNSVKPIIITSHDHKSLETIVDICSIISSSKENFLTKPYLIYYTEPVSPLQHTTHSLEKLFKAVDYGLPILNTPAPMAGGTAPITLTGTLLSGLAELLSGLVLIQNYKKGTPVIFGGVFTTLDMRDMIFTYGSPELQLMNTAIAQIARHYRIPSFGTAGVTDAHEVDEQASFECASSIIFNILSGSNLVHDVGWISSASGTSNELLVFCNEIIDYARHYMSGINTNNLEKSINELMEVGPGGKFIDRELTFELFKSEIWYPKLMSRNPYEKWKSTGKTSFKTRLKNETNKIIQEHQPIVIENDKKLEIENLIKLYDNQRMKQ; from the coding sequence ATGATAAAACCAATTAATAGTCTACCGCAATTTTCTCTGTTGTCAGAAGACGAAATTAAAAAACTTCATTTAGCTGCACTTGAAGTTTTACAACGGGTAGGAGTTGTGTTCCAGCATGAAAAAGCGCTTGATATTCTCAGTTCAATCGGCTGCAAAATTGAAAAGAAGAACATCGTAAAGATTCCCGCGCATCTTGTAGAAGAATCTATAAGAAACAGCCCCCCTTCCGTTCATATTTATGACAGGAAAGGACTGTTAAAGATGAAACTTGAAGATAAAAATGTATATTTTGGAGCAGGTCTTACATGTCCAAATTTAATTGAAATAGACGGTACCCGTAAACCTTATACTTCTATAGAATGTGAAAAAAACTCAAGAATAGCAGATGCTCTTGAAAATATTGATTTTACTATGGCAATGGCTCATATCAGCGATGTCCCGAATGAAGTCAGAGATGTACATGAAATATATTGCGTTCTAAAAAACTCAGTTAAACCAATTATCATCACTTCACATGACCACAAAAGTTTAGAAACAATTGTTGATATTTGTAGTATAATATCGTCTTCAAAAGAAAATTTTCTAACCAAACCTTATTTAATATATTACACGGAACCGGTCTCTCCTTTACAACATACTACCCATTCATTGGAAAAACTTTTCAAAGCAGTTGATTATGGTTTACCCATACTTAATACTCCTGCTCCAATGGCCGGCGGAACTGCTCCTATAACTTTAACCGGTACTTTATTAAGCGGTCTTGCAGAGTTACTTAGCGGACTTGTATTAATTCAAAATTACAAGAAAGGTACACCTGTTATTTTTGGAGGCGTGTTCACTACTTTAGATATGCGTGACATGATTTTCACTTATGGTTCTCCCGAATTACAATTAATGAATACCGCAATTGCACAAATTGCCAGACATTACCGGATACCGTCTTTTGGAACTGCCGGTGTTACTGATGCTCATGAAGTTGATGAACAGGCATCTTTTGAATGCGCGTCATCAATAATTTTTAACATTCTTTCGGGTTCAAACCTTGTCCATGATGTCGGATGGATAAGTTCCGCTTCAGGCACTTCAAATGAATTGCTTGTTTTCTGTAACGAGATTATAGATTATGCCAGACATTACATGTCAGGTATAAATACTAACAATTTGGAAAAAAGTATTAATGAACTTATGGAAGTAGGTCCCGGGGGTAAGTTTATAGACAGAGAATTAACATTTGAACTTTTTAAAAGCGAAATATGGTACCCAAAGCTAATGTCAAGAAATCCATACGAAAAGTGGAAAAGTACCGGTAAAACTTCTTTTAAAACGCGGTTAAAAAATGAAACAAATAAGATTATTCAGGAACATCAACCAATTGTAATAGAAAACGATAAAAAACTCGAGATTGAAAATCTTATTAAATTATACGACAACCAACGCATGAAACAATAA
- a CDS encoding GNAT family N-acetyltransferase, which yields MKIKSNMDKKISFLDKSSLDSFFKLLDNAFPGEGPFDRTWPHACDRLEKNFKKHLIIKDKSKVISHVGLLPMNLMVDGSIIKVGGIGQVATHTDYRGQGLMNLLLNQTIRIMKEQEYDISWLAGDRKRYNSFGWENAGMVYRFYITDRTVKNINILKNINSRDFKVKFYKGENRYLKQIRDMHVKEKFGLKRNGEEYKVLFGGLKKETYLAVKNNKVLSYITIQKFKANVKNTKVREYGGDIEGLKFLIKYIVEKFKLEFLTVNAPVFFSKYREVLFECSSSWEIVSSGMIKIINLESLLKKFTNQMTKRLKSTGYKNKKNITLVISENNQSATLQVGESVKVIDKESSDRLVLSEIDMVRLLFGMSKPSDNFQISGDKMILDSIFPLNFFIWSLEKV from the coding sequence ATGAAGATAAAATCAAATATGGATAAAAAAATAAGTTTTCTTGACAAATCGTCGCTTGATAGTTTTTTTAAATTGTTGGATAATGCATTTCCCGGTGAGGGTCCTTTTGACAGAACTTGGCCTCACGCATGTGATAGATTAGAAAAGAATTTCAAAAAGCATTTAATTATAAAAGATAAAAGTAAAGTTATAAGCCACGTCGGGCTTCTTCCGATGAACTTGATGGTAGACGGTTCGATTATAAAAGTCGGCGGGATCGGGCAAGTAGCCACACATACAGATTATCGCGGACAGGGATTAATGAATCTGCTCCTTAATCAGACAATCAGAATTATGAAAGAGCAGGAATATGATATTTCCTGGTTAGCCGGCGACAGGAAAAGATACAATAGTTTTGGCTGGGAAAATGCCGGTATGGTTTACAGGTTTTATATAACAGATAGAACGGTAAAGAATATTAATATTTTGAAAAATATTAATAGCAGGGATTTTAAGGTTAAATTTTATAAAGGCGAAAACAGATATTTGAAACAAATCAGGGATATGCACGTAAAAGAAAAATTCGGGTTAAAAAGAAACGGTGAAGAATATAAAGTTTTATTCGGCGGATTAAAAAAGGAAACATACCTGGCGGTTAAGAATAATAAAGTCCTGTCGTATATAACAATACAAAAGTTTAAAGCAAATGTTAAAAATACAAAAGTACGTGAATATGGTGGTGATATAGAAGGATTAAAATTTTTAATTAAATATATCGTTGAAAAATTTAAATTAGAATTTTTAACCGTTAATGCGCCGGTATTTTTCAGTAAATATAGAGAAGTTTTATTTGAATGTTCTTCAAGTTGGGAAATCGTTTCCAGCGGAATGATAAAAATAATCAATTTGGAATCATTATTGAAAAAGTTTACTAACCAGATGACAAAAAGATTAAAAAGTACCGGTTATAAAAATAAGAAAAATATAACCCTGGTAATTTCAGAAAATAACCAATCTGCAACGTTACAGGTTGGTGAAAGCGTGAAAGTAATAGATAAAGAATCTTCAGATAGATTGGTGCTTTCTGAAATAGATATGGTCAGGTTATTGTTCGGCATGTCAAAGCCGTCGGACAATTTTCAGATTAGCGGTGATAAAATGATTTTAGACAGTATATTCCCGTTAAATTTCTTTATCTGGTCGCTTGAAAAGGTATAG
- a CDS encoding FlgO family outer membrane protein codes for MSKKIFCMLVFAVFASLSAVNLFAKEDPYDTIARELSDASNLLTQHKVAIMPFAYTDKRKSDGGIIIAERLTTRIVKLKKLQVIERELLEKVVQELHLESSGIADVETTKQLGKVLGVDAIITGTLLDVEDGQVEINARMIKTETAEVIATAVAEIKKIWSDVSTTQPQIQQGQPVYQQPAYSQPAYQQPSASYRKPGGGFVDMFIGSSGGLMNLSFENTVYPIDEVDLSFDVNGSGFLENTYTFRKISFEKLETNSASRPIGIRFGGFGKTFGADFEISYVSRQLKKQDTIMTLNDAKTSSFQFYNDGYINVGILTLLSGDLLMRLSDKVIQPYLGMGLGLTLNKVTSPWIYQYHGSVYEKPLSQVTPGFLFRIPIGMRIMIGEKTSIFGEYRYAFNTCSIDRGIKSEVDTISISMNQILFGLGFGF; via the coding sequence ATGAGCAAGAAAATATTTTGCATGCTGGTCTTTGCTGTTTTTGCAAGTTTATCTGCGGTTAATTTATTTGCCAAAGAAGACCCGTATGATACAATAGCCAGAGAACTTTCTGACGCATCAAATCTTTTAACCCAGCATAAAGTTGCTATTATGCCTTTCGCTTATACAGATAAAAGAAAATCAGACGGTGGAATAATTATTGCAGAACGGCTGACAACCCGTATTGTCAAGTTAAAGAAACTACAGGTCATTGAAAGAGAACTGCTCGAAAAAGTTGTACAGGAATTACACTTGGAGTCTTCAGGAATAGCGGATGTTGAAACCACAAAACAGCTTGGGAAAGTATTAGGTGTTGATGCAATAATCACCGGTACTCTTTTAGATGTCGAAGATGGTCAGGTTGAAATTAACGCCAGGATGATAAAAACAGAAACTGCGGAAGTTATTGCTACGGCAGTTGCTGAGATAAAAAAAATATGGTCCGATGTCTCGACAACACAGCCTCAAATTCAACAAGGTCAGCCTGTATACCAGCAGCCGGCATATTCGCAGCCCGCTTATCAGCAGCCTTCAGCTTCTTATAGAAAGCCAGGCGGCGGTTTTGTAGATATGTTTATAGGTTCAAGCGGCGGATTGATGAATTTATCGTTTGAAAACACTGTATATCCTATAGATGAAGTAGACCTGTCATTTGATGTAAACGGTTCAGGGTTTTTAGAGAACACTTACACTTTTAGAAAAATAAGTTTTGAAAAACTTGAAACAAACAGTGCAAGCAGGCCTATCGGAATCCGGTTTGGGGGATTCGGCAAAACCTTCGGGGCTGATTTTGAAATATCATATGTATCGCGACAGTTAAAAAAACAGGACACAATCATGACTCTTAATGACGCAAAAACTTCCAGTTTTCAATTTTATAACGATGGTTATATAAATGTGGGCATACTTACCTTGTTATCAGGCGATCTTTTAATGCGTTTAAGCGACAAGGTCATCCAGCCGTATCTTGGTATGGGCCTGGGGTTGACTCTGAACAAAGTCACGTCACCGTGGATATATCAATATCACGGTTCTGTATATGAAAAACCGCTTAGCCAGGTAACACCAGGATTTTTGTTCAGGATTCCGATAGGTATGCGAATCATGATAGGTGAGAAAACTTCTATATTCGGCGAATATCGTTATGCTTTCAATACGTGTAGTATTGACAGAGGTATAAAAAGTGAAGTTGACACTATATCAATATCAATGAACCAGATTCTTTTCGGTTTAGGCTTTGGTTTTTAG